One region of Solea senegalensis isolate Sse05_10M linkage group LG14, IFAPA_SoseM_1, whole genome shotgun sequence genomic DNA includes:
- the smim7 gene encoding small integral membrane protein 7: protein MIADLLIFGTLLVNAGAVLNFKLKRKESQGFGDESRVQTTGDNIREFLLSLRYFRIFIALWNIFIMFCMIVLFGS from the exons ATGATCGCAGATCTGTTGATATTCGG GACCTTACTGGTGAATGCAGGGGCTGTGCTGAATTTTAAACT AAAAAGGAAGGAGTCCCAGGGATTTGGAGATGAGTCCAGAGTGCAAACAACAG GCGACAACATCAGAGAGTTCCTACTCAGCCTGCGATACTTTCGGATCTTCATCGCTCTGTGGAACATCTTCATCATGTTCTGCATGATTGT ATTATTTGGATCATGA
- the ccdc124 gene encoding coiled-coil domain-containing protein 124 — protein MPKKFQGENSKAATAKARKAEAKAVADARKKQEEEDALWQETDKHVLKKGQRKDDKEKKRLDLLERKKENQRLLDEEAATLKGRAQKEAAAGGKVTRAQIENMLQDEQQEQLNPQEKSHLETPLEENVNRIIPDEGSVEARTIEDAIAVLSTGPDDLDRHPERRMKAAFVAYEEANMPRLKNENPNMRLSQLKQQLKKEWMKSPENPLNQRFATYNSK, from the exons ATGCCAAAGAAGTTCCAGGGTGAGAACTCAAAGGCGGCCACAGCCAAAGCCCGTAAGGCTGAGGCCAAGGCGGTGGCAGACGCCCGCAAAAagcaagaagaggaggatgctCTGTGGCAGGAAACTGACAAACATGTACTGAAAAAGGGGCAAAGAAAG GATGATAAGGAGAAAAAGAGGCTGGATCTGCtggagaggaaaaaggaaaaccaACGACTTCTCGATGAGGAGGCTGCCACACTAAAAGGCAGAGCCCAAAAGGAGGCTGCAGCTGGTGGAAAGGTGACTCGTGCCCAGATTGAGAACATGCTTCAGGATGAGCAGCAGGAACAGCTCAACCCACAAG AAAAGAGCCATTTGGAGACTCCACTGGAGGAAAATGTGAACAGAATTATCCCAGATGAAGGATCAGTGGAAGCTAGAACAATAGAAGATGCCATTGCTGTGCTGAG CACGGGGCCCGATGACCTGGACCGCCACCCAGAGCGGAGGATGAAAGCAGCATTTGTTGCGTATGAAGAGGCCAACATGCCTCGTCTAAAAAACGAAAATCCCAACATGAGACTGTCGCAGCTGAAGCAACAGTTGAAGAAGGAGTGGATGAAATCACCGGAGAACCCCCTGAACCAGCGCTTTGCCACATACAACTCAAAGTGA